The DNA region ACTGCTGCTTGAACTCAAGCCCATGCCTGCGACAGGACGGCCAGCCATTTCAAAATTCAGCCGCCCGCGCGTCTTACAGGTCAACTCAGCATGACGAGGTGGACCGATGCGCGTCGCACGAACGAATATGGCAGGCATGTTGTGGGTGGATGCCTTGCGCCGCCGCTGGTCGCTGCGGCGGGCTGCTGGCGAGAGTCGATGGCAGTTGGCCATGCACATGGCAAGTTGGGTGCGGTTGTTCATTCGGCAGACGCGATGGCTGCGTTCACTCAACGCGCGGGAGACCCTGCGACGAGCGGCGCACGCCGATCCCCGGCTCTATGAGCGCTGGCACCGACCTTATATTTCGACGCATTTCGGCCTCGATACCCGGCGCCGTATCGTCCGCTCGCACTACGCGTTCGTGATGCGGCGTTTTCCCGCGTGGCTGTGCGAGCGCATCGTGTCGGGCGGTAGCGCGCGCCTGGCCACGCTTCGGCTGGATGGCGTGCCCGGGGCGTACCTGAGTCTGCGCAAACCTTCGCGCGGCGACGCGGGTGAACTGAGCCTGTTGTTGCTCACCCTGGACAAGGAAGTGCTGGCTTCGTGCATCCTGACATTCGATCGCTGCGACAGCGTCATCATCGGCGCCGTGCGAGGCGCCGGCCCGCACACCCCGTTCGAGGCAACCCGCGAGTTCATCCAGGGCAGCCACGGCCTGCATCCGGCCGACCTGCTGCTATCGCTGGTGCGCGAACTGGCTGCACTGCATGGCTTGAAACGCATCCGCGCGGTCGCCTCATCGGCGCGTGTCGTTGGCTCGTTGCAGGGGCTTGCCGCGGACGGCGACGACGCTTTCTGGCGAGAGCAGGGTGGCATGCCGGCGGGGTTGGGTTGTCACGAATTGCCGCTGTCGCTGGTGCGGGTGCCGTGCGCCGAGGGTCCCCGCAGCCGCCATGAAAAGCAGCAGCTGAGAGAGGCGTTCCGCGAGAAGGCCTGCGAGGCTTTTGCTGCCGCATTTCGCACGACGGACGGCGGTCATCCCGGCGGTGCGACGGTATCGGTTTCACCGGATGCCGCTGCCACGATCCGCGCCCGATCGCACGGAGGGCAAAAGCCCGCGTCGGAACATGGCGGCTTGCTGGCGGCCGGCCTGTGAAGCGTGTGCGGTCCGGATCAGAAATTATAGGTGCCGCTGAGCAGGATCATGCGGCCCTCGCGTACCGGCACGAACGACGACTCTGCATTGACGGCGTACAGGGTGCGCGCGAACAGGTTTTTCACGCCAAGCGTCGCCGACCAGGCGTCGGCGTAATAGGTGAGGTTAGCCTCTGCGCTGAGCTGGCCGGGGATGACGAAATGCCCGCCGCTCTCGACACGGCCCATGGTGCGGCTGCGCGCGAACACGCCACCGGCTACGCCCCAGGATTGCAGCGTACTGCGCTGGAAGTGGTAGCTGGCCCAGGCGTTCCACTGATGCCGGGGCGCTCCATACGGAGGACTGCCGTCGTGGTTGCGGATGCGCGCGCCGGTATAGCTGGCCGACACATCCAGGCCGGGCAGAACCTGGCCCTCGAATTCGATTTCCACGCCGCTGTTGGTCTGGCCCGGGCCGGGCACGGCGAAGTGTGGCGGCTCGGGCGATATCCGGTTGATGCTGTGATCCAGGCGGATGCGGTACCACGCCGCGCTCAGCCTGGCGCGCTGGTCGAACATGTCCAGCTTGGTTCCCACTTCGATCTGGCGCGACACCGAGGGCGGCAGTGGACGGCCATCCTCCCCCAGCAGCGCATCGACCTGGAAACCGGTGTTGCTGGAGGCGTACAGCGACACGCCAGGAGCGGGCTTGTAGACCACGCCGAGTCGGGGCACCCATTTCGACCGGCGCAGTGTGGGCTCCGCGCCGCCGGCCAATTCGTATGTGGCATGGCGCACGGTCGCCAGCACGTCCCATGACTCGCCGATCGAGATCTGGTCCTGCACGAATACTCCGGTGTTGGTCGACCAGGATCCGCCCAGTGGCTGCGTCCGTGCGAGGCTCGCGTCCTGCGAAGTGGCCGACGGCAGCAGGTTGTTCGGCTGCAACTCGACGTTGACCGCTTGTCCCGTGGTGATGACGTTGGACTCGGTGCTGTTGCCGGCGTGGGTGCGGGCGTAGTCGATCCCCAGCAGCACGTCGTGCGCCAGCATGCCCTGGTCGAAGCTTGCCGCCAGCTCGTTCTGCAGCGTGTAGAACGCGTCGGCATAGCGGTACGTGCTGGCCGCCGCCTCGGTCAGGCCGAAACGCTGCGTGTCGGAAAATGCCCAGGCCTGCCCGCTGCTGTGCTGGCTCACGTACTGCCCGCGGCTGCGCAGGCTCCAGTCACCGCCGAGCGCTTGCTCGGCCATGTAGAAAGCGCGATGGGTGCGGTACCTCGCATGGTCGTCCGGGTTGCCGAGCAACACATCGAATGACGACGACTCGGCCAGCGACGGGCCAAGCAGCACGGTGTGATCCGGCACCGGCACACGGTTGTCGACGTACTCGAGGCCGAACAGCAGTTGCGTGGTGTCGCCCTGCCAGGCGATGGACGGCGCCAGGTAGCCGCTGCGTTGGCCGTGGTAACCCTGCGCCGTGCGGTCGGCGCGATTGCCGGCGGCAACCCATCGATAGGTCAGCCGCCCCTGCTGGTCGAGCGGTCCGGCGAGGTCGACGCCCAGCCGCGTGCCGTCGTGACGCCCGGCGGAGAACACCAGCTGCCGCACCGGTTCGGCCTGCGGCCGTTTCATCACGATGTTGACCGAGCCACCGAAATTGTTGTCCACCGACGACTCGCCGAGGATCGTCTCCGGCCCCTTCAACACCTCGACTCGTTCGATGCCGATCAGCGGCGGCAGGTCCTCGATGCGCGCCACGCCGTTGGGCATGCCGTCGGTCAGGCCGTTGCCGGTGCTGAATCCGCGGATGCGAAACAGCGGCGGGCCGCCGAAGCCGTCCACGTAATCCACGCCTGCCACGTGGCGCACCACGTCGGCCACTTCGAAGGCCTGTTTGGAGTCCATCAGGTCGCGCGTGACGATACTCACCGACTGGGGAAGGTCGGCCAGGTTCGAATCCGTGCGCGTGGCGCCGCGCGTGGTCCCGGCCATGAACCCCATGTCAGCCAGCACGAGACCGGAAACCCGCACGGTATCCAGTACCGAGACGATCGGCACGCTCGGCTTGGTGCCGCTGAGCCGGCTTTCATAGGAAACCGCCGGCGTGAAGTCGCGCTGGCGCACCACCACCGTGCGCCTGCCGATCACTTCGTAGTCCAGGCCGGTGCCTTCGAGCAGGCGGGCAAGCGCCACTTCCACCTTCAATTTGCCGGAGGTGCCGGTACTACGTCGTCCCGCAATCGTGTTGCTGGAGGTGAGTATCTGCACGTCGGCCTGGCGACCCAGGGCCATCAGCGCGCTGGACAGCGGTTGCGGCGGAATCGAGAAGCGGGTCGGTCCGTCCGTCAACACGAAGGCACCCGACGCGGCATCGACAGTACCCGGGCAACCCGCCGAGAGGCTCCATGCCACGCACACGACGAGCGCGCGCCGCAGCCATCCTGCAGGCCGGCGCGACGTCATCCGCAGCATCCCGGCGGCGCATCCCGCACGGGAACGGCCCCTCGGTGGCGCATGGCCCGCGTGCACCCATGGCAGCGGTACCGTTTACGTCCCGCCATCGTGCCTGCTCTGCATGCGAATCGTGGTCCGGTTAGGGTTGTCCGGCACTCGAAAGCACCACGTGGTCGGCAAACGTACTTACCTGCACGGGGAAAACATGCGGCAAGGCGCCAACCCAGCTGTCAATGGTAGTGGTGTTGACCGTGCCGGTGAACATCAGCTCGCCCAGGCGCGGATCGGCAAGCTGCACCGGCTGGTGGCTGTAACGGTTGACGTTGGCCAGGACGGCCGACAGCGGCTCGTTGACGAACTCCAGCCGATGGTGGCGCCAGGCCGCCGCGTGCTCGATCGACACTTCGGAAACGCTGACCGCTCCAGTAGCCGGGTCGTACTCGGCGCGCTGCCCGGCCACCAGGTCCAGCCGACCTGACGTCAGGTTCGCACCAGACGATGCGCCGTCGGCGGGGGACAGGCGTACGCGCCCCTCGGTCACCGTTACGCTGACTCGCTGCCCGGTGCGCCGCACGTTGAACGCGGTGCCCAGATCCTCGATGTGCAACGGGCCGGCGGTGACCACGAAGGGGCGGCTGTTGTCGTGGGTGACGGTGAAAAACGCTTCGCCCGTGCGCAGGTCGATGTCGCGCCGATCGCGCGCATAGCGTGTCGTCAGCGTCGATGCCGCACCGAGCTGGACGGCCGTGCCATCGGGCAGTTGGATGTCGCGATTCTCGGCCACCGCGCTGGCGTATTCCTGCGGCGGACCAGCAGGATCAAGCCCGCCACGCAGCGTCCACCAGCCGCCCAGCAGCGCCACGCCGATCACGACCGCGGCGGCGGCCGCCAGCAGCGGCCGGCGCTGCCGCGACACGCGGCGAGGGGCGAATTCGTCGATCAACTGCTGGCGTTGGTTCGTCGATGCGTTGGCGGCCATGTCGCCCAGCGCATTGAGCTGCGCGAATGCCTGCGCGTTGCTGGGATCGGCCGCGATCCATGCGCTCCAGCGTTCAAGCAGGTCCACGGACGGCTCGGGATCACGCAGTTGGGTCCACCAGATCGCAGCCATGCGCATGGTTTCTTCCTCGAATCCCGTGTTGATGGCCATTACGGCGCCTCCGGTGCAAAACAGCGTTCTCGACAGTGGGCCATGGCATGGCTGACGTGATAGCGAATCATGCGCTCGCTGAGTTTCATGTCGCCGGCAATCACGGAAAAAGCGCGGCCTTCGACGACGTGCATCACGAAGGCCTGGCTGGACTTGGCGGGAAGCTCGCGCAGGGCGGCCTGTACCTTCTTCCACTGCTGGCTGGCCCACAGGTGTTGCTCGGGTAATGGCGTGGCGTGCATATCCTCAGCGGCCGGATCGGGCGGCACGTTGGCTCGCACGACGCGCTTGCGCAGGTAATCCATCGACTGGTTGATCGCCATGCGGAACAGGAACGCGCGCGGCGATTCCAGGTGGGACAGGTCATTCATCGTCAGCAACTTCACATAGACTTCCTGGGCGATCTCCTGCGCGTCGGTGCGGGAGCTGAGACGGCATTGCAGCAATGCCACCAGGGCATCGTGATGCTCGCGATACAGCGCAGCCACCTGCTCGGCATGGCCGGGGGAGCTGCCTGGACGCGGGGCTTCGTCGCGGCGGGGTGGTTCCATGCTGTACGGACTATCCATCAGTAGTGATTCATGGCGCTCGTCGGCTGGGGGCGGGGATCTGCCGCAATCTCGGCTTTTCTCATCTCCCCTCCAAAGACGTGCAAGCTGGGGAAATTTGAAATGGCGGCATATTTCCCGTTTGCCAGCAGCGGGGCCTTTCTTTCCCTGGGAAGCGGGGGAAGGTGCCCGAAGAAGCGCTCTCTTCAGCCCGGGGCCGGACCCCCGCGGCCAGCGGGCGTCAAGCAAGCGCCATTCCGCATCGACCCCGAAACGTTGCCAGCTGCGTTGAAGTTGAAGTCGGGGTCATGTTGCGCCCGATGCGGGTACGACGGTACACGCGCCGTGTTCCACTTACACTGTGCCGGCCGCACGGCACACAGGGAGAACTGCATGCTTGCTCGAACGCTCGGACTGCTGGGTCTGTGGTGGCTGCTGGCGGCGCCGCTGCCGGCGCAGGACGTACCGCCGCCGCTGCGCGACTGGCAGGGCTGGGTGCTGCACGACGTGCCGCAGCACGACTGCCCCTTCCTCGCCACCCAGGCACCGAACACCGGCAGCCGTCAATGCGCCTGGCCCGGTCGGCTGATCCTCGATGCCGGCAAGGACGGCGGCCGCTTCAGCCTGGACGTCCACGTGGATGCGCCGAGCTGGGTGGCGTTGCCCGGTGACGCGAAGAGCTGGCCGCAGCAGGTCGTCGCGAACAACCAGCCGGCGACCGTGTTGCAGCACGCCGGTCAGCCGATGCTGTGGCTGACGCCCGGCGACTATCAGTTGCGCGGCATGCTGCCGTGGACAGCGCGCCCGGCACGCTTGCGCATGCCGATGACCATCGGGCTGGTGGCATTGAGTGTCGATGGTGCGGCGGTGACGCGTCTCGAACGCAACGGCGACCAGCTCACCCTGGGCGAGGCCGCCGCCGCGCAGCGCGCCGCCGATGCGCTGTCGTTGCGCGTCTATCGCCGCCTTGCCGATGGCCTGCCGGCCACGCTGGAAACGCAGCTGCAGTTCAACGTCACCGGCAGTGCGCGCGAGCAATCGCTCGGTCCGGTGTTGCCGGAAGGTTTTGTGGCCACCGCCTTGTCCGGTGACCTGCCGGCGCGGCTGGAGAATGACGGCCAGCTGCGCGTGCAACTGCGGCCGGGTCAGTGGACGGTCACGCTTGCCGCGCGCGGCGTCGCCCCGCTGGGCAAGGTGGCGCTGAAGCTGCCGGCGGCACCGTGGCCGCGGCAGGAGATCTGGAGTTACGACGATGCTCCCGCCCTGCGCAATACCCGCGTGGAAGGCAACGCCACCGACGCGGCCCAGGCTGGCGTGCCGGGCGAGTGGCGCGAGCTGCCGGCCTTCGTGCTGGACGACGGCATGGGCCTGGCGATCGAGCAGGGCACGCGCGGCGACGAGGGCGGCAAGGGCGACCAACTGCACCTGCAACGCCAGCTGTGGCTGGACTTCGATGGCGGCGGCCTCAGCGTGGCCGACCGCCTCAGCGGCGAGCTGCGCCATCACCAGCGCCTTGACGTGGCGGCGCCGTGGCAGTTGCAGCGGGCCAGCCAGGACGGCGAGCCGCTGCTGGTCAGCAAGGGCGAGGGCGGCGGCAGCGGCGTCGAGTTGCGCGAGCAGCAGCTCGACCTCGATGCCGGCCTGCGCCTGCCCATGCATCGCGGCGCGATTCCCAGCGCCGGTTGGCAGCTGCCGTTGGAAAGCATCAACGCCACCTTGCACCTGCCGCATGGCTACCGCCTGCTCGGCGCGATCGGCGTAGACCGCTCGCCCGATTCGTGGGTCGGCCAGTGGAGCCTGCTCGACCTGTTCGTGGTGGCCCTGATCGCGTTGTTGGCCGGGCGCCTGCTCGGCTGGCCGTGGGCGCTGCTGGCCGCCGGCTACCTGGCGCTGGCGCAGCACGAGAGCGCCGCGCCGCTGTGGACGCTGGCCGTGACGCTGGCACTGGCGCTGCTGCTGCGTGCGTTGCCGGAAGGCCGGCTGCGCGCGGCGGCACGCGCCGGCGCGGTGGCGATCTTCGCGCTGGCGGTGCTGTGGACCCTGCCGTTCGCCGCGGCGCAGTTGCAGTACGCGCTGCATCCGCAACTGGAAGGCGGAAGCCAGAGCCGGGTCGTTTCGGCGAGTTACGCCGAGCAGGCGGCGCAGGAAGAGGTCTATGCGAATGCGCAGATGAAGATGAAGCAGCAGTCGCCGCCGAAAATCGTCATGCAGGTGGTGCCACCTCCGGCGCAGCCAGCACCAGCACCACCAGTCGAAGAGATGTCATCGAACGTGACCGCCGCATCATTGCAAGCGGTCGACGTGGCCTCGGTCAGGAACCGCAGCAACACTGTGGCCGGGTCGCTTGCGGATTATCCCGTGGCGCGCGGGGCGAACTCCGTGGCCGCACAAGTGAGCAACCAGGTCGACAGCCGCAGCGTGATCCAGGCCGGCGCCGGCATGCCGAGCTGGAACCAGGGCAACGACTACCGGCTCGGCTGGTCCGGCCCGGTGACCGCGGAGCAGAGCACGCGGCTGGTGATCGCGCCGGCGTGGCTGGTGCGGTTGCTGCGGGTGGTCATGGTGGGACTGCTGGCGCTGCTGCTGGCGAAGCTGGTGCCGCTGTTGCTGACGCCTCTGCGTGGACGCTGGCGCGACTGGCGCGGTGGTGGTGCGGTGAGCGCCGCCTTGCTGGCCATCGCGCTGCTGCCCGCGGGCGTGCATGCGCAGAGCCTGCCCAGCCAGGATTTGCTGAACCAGCTGCGCGACCGGCTGACCGAGGCGCCGAAGTGCGCGCCGGCCTGCGCCGCCGTGGCACAGGCGCAACTGCTGGCCAGCGGCGACACGCTGGAGGTGGCATTGGAGGCGCATATCGGCGCCGCGGTCGCGCTACCGCTGCCGCAAGCCGACGACGCGCTGCAGTTGCTTGATGTCGGCGTGGACGGTCGTGCGAATGCACCGCTCAGCCGTCGCGGCGATCAGCTGCTGCTGCGGCTGGACCGCGGCGTGCATCGGATCAGCCTGCGCTACCGCATCGGCGCGACGGACAACGCCAGCTTGCGTTTTGTGCTGCGCCCGCAGCGCATCGCCTTCAGCGGCCAGGGCTGGTCGCTGGCCGGCGTCGACGACGGCCGCCCGCTGGGCGACAGCATTGCCTTGCAGCGCACGCGCACGGCCACCGACGGCAAGGACCTGCCGCCCGTGCAGAACTTCCCGCCCTATGTGCGGCTGACCCGCAGCCTGCAACTGGGCGTCGACTGGACCGTCGAGAACACGGTCGAGCGCATCGCCCCGCAGGATGGCGGCTTCAGCGTCACGCTGCCGCTGCTGCCGGGCGAGCATCCGCTGGGCGACGACGTGCTGGTGAAGGATGGCCGCATCAGCGTCACCTTCAACGCGAACAGTGACGAGGTGAGCTGGAGCAGCCGGCTCGATCACGCGACGAAGCTGGCGCTGCAGGCGCCGGCGCTGGGCGAGCGTGCCGAGGTGTGGGCCATCCACGCCGCGCCGATGTGGCACGTGGACGCGAAGGGCGTGCCGACCAGCGCCAGCGATGACGGGCTGCTGTACCAGCCGCTGCCCGGCGAAAGCCTGCAACTGGCCTTCAGCAAGCCGGTGGCGATCGCTGGCGACAGCCTGGCGTTCGACGGCGTGCAGGTAACCAGCCGCGCCGGCGAACGCGCCACCGAAACCACGCTGAGCCTGCGCGCGCGCAGCACGCGTGGCGGCGAACACGCGATCAGCCTGCCGGCCGGTGCCGAGTTGCTGGATGCGAATCGTGACGGCGAGTCGATCAACCTGGCCGTGCGTGACGGCAAACTGAGCCTGCCGTTGCTGCCCGGCGAACACGGCTACACGCTGCGCCTGCGCGAGCCGCACGGTGTCGCTGCGCGCACGCGCACACCGGCGTTTGCGCTGCACGCGCCGGTGGCGAACGTCGACCTCGCGTTGCAGCTGCCGCAGGATCGCTGGGTACTGTGGACGTGGGGGCCGACCACTGGTCCGGCGGTGCTGTACTGGTCACAGCTGGTCGTACTGCTGTTCGCCGCGTGGCTGCTGGCGCGCTACGCGCCGACGCCGCTGCGCTTCCGGCACTGGCTGCTGCTCGGGCTGGGCTTCTCCGCGTTCGCCTGGAGCGCCTACGCGCTGGTGGTGGCGTGGCTGATCCTGCTGGGCCTGCGCGCGCGCAGCACGCCGTCGGAGCAACTGGGCAGCACGAAGTTCAACCTGATGCAGCTGGGCCTCGCGCTGCTCACCCTGCTGGCGCTGGCGGTGCTGATCGGCGCGGTACCGAAGGGCCTGCTCGGCCTGCCGGACATGCACGTGGCCGGCAACGCATCCCATGCGTGGAACCTGCGCTGGCTCGCCGACCAGAGCGCCAATGCATTGCCCGGTGCCGGCGTGCTCAGCGTTTCGCTGTGGGTGTACAAGCTGGCCATGCTGGCGTGGGCGCTGTGGCTGGCATGGTCGCTGATCGACTGGCTGCGCTGGGCATTCGACGCGTGGACGCGCGGCGGCTACTGGCGCAAGCCTGCGCCGAAGCCGGGCGTGGCGCCGCCGCAACTGCCACCATCGGCGACGGAGCCGCCGCATGCCTGATGTCCGCGGCATGCTGGCTGCTGCGGCCGATCGGCTGGGCGAGCGCGTCGACGCCGAGCTGTTGTTGCTGCACGTGCTGCAGCAGCCGCGCAGCTGGCTGTTCACCCACGCCGACGACGTGCCGGATATGGACGTCCAGACGGCTTATGCCGCCTTGGTCGAACGCCGCGCCGCGGGCGAGCCGGTGGCCTATATCACCGGTCGGTGCGGCTTCTGGTCGCTGGATCTGGAGGTGACCCCGGCCACGCTGATCCCGCGCCCGGAAACCGAGCTGCTGGTCGAGCTGGCGCTGCAGCGCCTGCCGCTCGTCGCTGCCTGCAACGTGGCCGACCTCGGCACCGGCAGCGGCGCGATCGCGCTGGCGATTGCGCGCGAGCGGCCGCGTGCCCGGGTGGTCGCCAGCGACACCAGCGCCGCCGCACTCTCCGTCGCCCAGCGCAACGCGCAACGCCACGCCATCGGCAACGTCGCCTTCGTGCACGGCGACTGGTTGGCGCCACTCGCCGGCCAGCACTTCGATCTGATCGTCTCGAACCCCCCGTACATCGAAGCCGCCGACCCGCACCTGGCGCAAGGCGACCTGCGTTTCGAGCCACCCACGGCGCTCGCCTCCGGCCCCGACGGCCTCGACGACATCCGCCGCATCGTGCGCGACGCCCCCGCCCACCTGCACCCCGGCGGCTGGCTACTGTTCGAACACGGCTGGAACCAGGGCGCCGCCGCCCGCGCGTTGCTCACCGAGGCCGGCTACACCGAGGTATTCACGGCGCAGGATCTGGAGTCGCGCGATCG from Rhodanobacter soli includes:
- the prmC gene encoding peptide chain release factor N(5)-glutamine methyltransferase, yielding MPDVRGMLAAAADRLGERVDAELLLLHVLQQPRSWLFTHADDVPDMDVQTAYAALVERRAAGEPVAYITGRCGFWSLDLEVTPATLIPRPETELLVELALQRLPLVAACNVADLGTGSGAIALAIARERPRARVVASDTSAAALSVAQRNAQRHAIGNVAFVHGDWLAPLAGQHFDLIVSNPPYIEAADPHLAQGDLRFEPPTALASGPDGLDDIRRIVRDAPAHLHPGGWLLFEHGWNQGAAARALLTEAGYTEVFTAQDLESRDRVSGGNYFACLKS
- a CDS encoding FecR family protein, which encodes MAINTGFEEETMRMAAIWWTQLRDPEPSVDLLERWSAWIAADPSNAQAFAQLNALGDMAANASTNQRQQLIDEFAPRRVSRQRRPLLAAAAAVVIGVALLGGWWTLRGGLDPAGPPQEYASAVAENRDIQLPDGTAVQLGAASTLTTRYARDRRDIDLRTGEAFFTVTHDNSRPFVVTAGPLHIEDLGTAFNVRRTGQRVSVTVTEGRVRLSPADGASSGANLTSGRLDLVAGQRAEYDPATGAVSVSEVSIEHAAAWRHHRLEFVNEPLSAVLANVNRYSHQPVQLADPRLGELMFTGTVNTTTIDSWVGALPHVFPVQVSTFADHVVLSSAGQP
- a CDS encoding DUF535 family protein encodes the protein MAGMLWVDALRRRWSLRRAAGESRWQLAMHMASWVRLFIRQTRWLRSLNARETLRRAAHADPRLYERWHRPYISTHFGLDTRRRIVRSHYAFVMRRFPAWLCERIVSGGSARLATLRLDGVPGAYLSLRKPSRGDAGELSLLLLTLDKEVLASCILTFDRCDSVIIGAVRGAGPHTPFEATREFIQGSHGLHPADLLLSLVRELAALHGLKRIRAVASSARVVGSLQGLAADGDDAFWREQGGMPAGLGCHELPLSLVRVPCAEGPRSRHEKQQLREAFREKACEAFAAAFRTTDGGHPGGATVSVSPDAAATIRARSHGGQKPASEHGGLLAAGL
- a CDS encoding RNA polymerase sigma factor, yielding MAALYREHHDALVALLQCRLSSRTDAQEIAQEVYVKLLTMNDLSHLESPRAFLFRMAINQSMDYLRKRVVRANVPPDPAAEDMHATPLPEQHLWASQQWKKVQAALRELPAKSSQAFVMHVVEGRAFSVIAGDMKLSERMIRYHVSHAMAHCRERCFAPEAP
- a CDS encoding TonB-dependent siderophore receptor produces the protein MLTDGPTRFSIPPQPLSSALMALGRQADVQILTSSNTIAGRRSTGTSGKLKVEVALARLLEGTGLDYEVIGRRTVVVRQRDFTPAVSYESRLSGTKPSVPIVSVLDTVRVSGLVLADMGFMAGTTRGATRTDSNLADLPQSVSIVTRDLMDSKQAFEVADVVRHVAGVDYVDGFGGPPLFRIRGFSTGNGLTDGMPNGVARIEDLPPLIGIERVEVLKGPETILGESSVDNNFGGSVNIVMKRPQAEPVRQLVFSAGRHDGTRLGVDLAGPLDQQGRLTYRWVAAGNRADRTAQGYHGQRSGYLAPSIAWQGDTTQLLFGLEYVDNRVPVPDHTVLLGPSLAESSSFDVLLGNPDDHARYRTHRAFYMAEQALGGDWSLRSRGQYVSQHSSGQAWAFSDTQRFGLTEAAASTYRYADAFYTLQNELAASFDQGMLAHDVLLGIDYARTHAGNSTESNVITTGQAVNVELQPNNLLPSATSQDASLARTQPLGGSWSTNTGVFVQDQISIGESWDVLATVRHATYELAGGAEPTLRRSKWVPRLGVVYKPAPGVSLYASSNTGFQVDALLGEDGRPLPPSVSRQIEVGTKLDMFDQRARLSAAWYRIRLDHSINRISPEPPHFAVPGPGQTNSGVEIEFEGQVLPGLDVSASYTGARIRNHDGSPPYGAPRHQWNAWASYHFQRSTLQSWGVAGGVFARSRTMGRVESGGHFVIPGQLSAEANLTYYADAWSATLGVKNLFARTLYAVNAESSFVPVREGRMILLSGTYNF